A genomic segment from Aspergillus puulaauensis MK2 DNA, chromosome 1, nearly complete sequence encodes:
- a CDS encoding serine hydrolase domain-containing protein (COG:V;~EggNog:ENOG410PJJF;~InterPro:IPR001466,IPR012338;~MEROPS:MER0006204;~PFAM:PF00144) codes for METLDNILDNATDPTTGILHGAVFIAVDRSGKTIYSRASGQDRLDIASAKLLQLDSLYWIASMTKLVTAIAAMQLVEKGVLDLDDDVKEKVEELRSVKVLRAMKTDSSSGKDHPVLDPVEGKITLRQLLCHTSGFVYDSSSPLLQKWSKSQGRSAYTFSGSMDGYTHPLLFQPGTSWGYGAGLDWAGQLIERVTGSPLSKYMQENIFSKLATSSTTFHHPSDNRVATPTNSTQPPLLEMAYRAPASNTNKSTTTTPEPPLTPAPIILQYPLKQDLGGIGLFSTPADFTSLLSSLLRGGDSLFRQGKESVNLLFAPQLGPQSESAQALPKGLGRQMRRILGASSTDTGTVDHALAGTVTTRDIPGRRRAGSVSWSGLPNLHWWIDRDTGIAGALFTQLMPPADARVTELLIELERALYGVLDGGMRGGVRL; via the exons ATGGAAACCCTGGacaacatcctcgacaacgCTACAGACCCCACGACAGGAATCCTCCACGGTGCGGTTTTCATCGCCGTCGACAGATCAg GAAAGACAATCTACAGCCGCGCCTCCGGGCAAGACCGGCTCGACATTGCTAGTgcaaagctcctccagctcgacTCGCTATACTGGATTGCGTCGATGACGAAACTCGTCACGGCTATTGCGGCTATGCAGTTAGTTGAAAAGGGTgttttggatttggatgatgatgtgaaggagaaggtcgaggagTTGAGGAGTGTCAAGGTTTTGAGAGCAATGAAGACTG ATTCCTCTTCGGGAAAAGATCACCCAGTGCTTGACCCTGTTGAAGGGAAGATTACACTGCG ACAACTCCTATGCCACACCTCAGGCTTCGTCTACGACTCCTCATCACCTCTACTCCAGAAATGGTCCAAGTCCCAGGGAAGATCAGCGTATACATTCAGCGGAAGCATG GATGGCTATACCCACCCATTACTCTTCCAACCCGGCACCTCATGGGGGTATGGAGCCGGGCTTGACTGGGCTGGCCAATTG ATCGAACGCGTAACAGGCTCGCCGCTCTCAAAATACATGCAAGAAAACATCTTCTCCAAACTCGCTacctcctcaacaacattCCATCATCCTTCCGATAACCGGGTTGCAACTCCTACTAATAGTACCcagcctcctctcctcgAAATGGCCTATCGAGCTCCCGCCTCAAATACAAACAAGAGCACAACCACAACACCTGAACCACCCCTAACCCCAGCCCCCATAATCCTGCAGTACCCACTCAAACAGGATCTCGGCGGCATCGGTCTCTTCAGCACACCCGCCGACTTCACatccctcctctcttccctcctccgcggCGGGGACTCCCTATTCCGTCAGGGCAAGGAAAGCGTaaacctcctcttcgccccGCAGTTAGGTCCGCAGTCCGAGTCCGCACAGGCACTCCCCAAAGGTTTGGGGCGGCAGATGAGGCGGATTTTGGGGGCATCGTCTACTGATACAGGTACTGTGGATCACGCTCTAGCCGGTACGGTGACGACGAGGGACATACCCGGCCGAAGAAGGGCAGGGAGTGTGAGTTGGAGTGGGTTGCCAAATTTGCATTGG TGGATCGATCGTGATACGGGCATTGCGGGTGCGCTGTTTACGCAGCTTATGCCTCCTGCAGATGCACGGGTTACAGAGCTTTTGATTGAGCTTGAGAGGGCACTTTATGGGGTGTTGGATGGGGGGATGAGAGGGGGTGTAAGGTTGTAG
- a CDS encoding uncharacterized protein (COG:S;~EggNog:ENOG410PQQ7;~InterPro:IPR018788;~PFAM:PF10178), translated as MADISKLSLDLPFPAATKRVSGDIKGIQTDVTTVKFSDKIMITISQKGRLGHWLHVPLENKNPGTEGSHRIPDFADDGLLPLSDLTATSILGGRVPGHEIVGQLYARQIASAIVTKTPQENRLLVVGLGLETAEVDRDIFFAVIDLVLQCI; from the exons ATGGCGGATATTTCTAAGCTCAGTCTGGACCTCCCATTCCCCGCAGCCACCAAGCGAGTATCCGGGGATATCAAGGGAATTCAGACAGATGTCACGACTGTCAAATTCAGTGACAAAATCATGATCACAATATCGCAAAAAGGGCGACTTGGGCATTGG CTTCATGTTCCATtggaaaacaaaaacccAGGCACAGAGGGTTCTCATAGGATTCCAGACTTCGCAGATGATGGTCTTCTTCCGTTAAGTGATCTGACAGCGACTTCTATTCTCGGGGGCCGTGTTCCTGGTCATGAAATTGTTGGTCAGCTATATGCTCGTCAGATAGCGAGTGCCATTGTCACAAAAACACCGCAAGAAAACCGTCTGCTTGTCGTTGGGCTAGGGCTCGAAACAGCCGAAGTCGACCGAGACATATTCTTTGCCGTTATAGACCTGGTTCTCCAATGCATCTAG
- a CDS encoding uncharacterized protein (COG:S;~EggNog:ENOG410PFY1;~InterPro:IPR027415,IPR001736,IPR010347,IPR003903;~PFAM:PF06087,PF02809;~go_component: GO:0005634 - nucleus [Evidence IEA];~go_function: GO:0003824 - catalytic activity [Evidence IEA];~go_function: GO:0008081 - phosphoric diester hydrolase activity [Evidence IEA];~go_process: GO:0006281 - DNA repair [Evidence IEA]) produces the protein MDSDDEDLRVAIAASLGDAASPAQRANNQNKSVVDLTGDSDEDVVPIHPKSKSVISSEASREASVVDIADDGDEDLKRAIALSLQESGAQEPPSKPESTSAPVSDQAQTKNQTEPKNTEGSFLGLDRKKMEEDRLARLGKRKAEDAPPPDQRELKQARTEPRQSASSVQAKSGPPSSVPYIQFPAGVIKKTFAIGKPRTDDDIRLDEVLQSSDLELAVLSSFMWDMDWLFGKVNLKKSRFILVMQAKDDATKRQYASETATMTTLRLCFPPMEGQVNCMHSKLMLLFHSNYLRIVVPTANLIPYDWGEAGGVMENSAFLIDLPRKGGPTTGDSRTSFYNDLVYFLRATTLHENVIAKLQDFDFSNTAPFAFVHTIGGSHSGTSWKQTGYCGLGRSVESLGLQTNKPLNLDFVTSSLGSLTPEFMKCIYLAAQGDNGLTELTLRTAKAFPTKSLSDPRRLIQASTADEWKDRVRVYFPSYDTVVRSRGGPNAGGTISFQSKWFNNGKFPKDVLRDCVSVREGLVMHNKILYVQPDEPVSVSDDSECPGWAYVGSANLSESAWGRLVFDRTTKQPKLNCRNWECGVVVPVFKEKKKGEGSNSTTESETDDETENHPQTVKGKGVESGSDSKAKEESTGLLDIFIGTVPVPMRLPGQKYGGSGPKKPWYFMEEKY, from the exons ATGGATTCTGACGACGAGGACCTAAGAGTAGCAATTGCTGCTTCCTTGGGTGACGCCGCGTCGCCGGCTCAGAGAGCCAATAACCAAAATAAATCGGTTGTTGATTTAACAGGTGACAGTGATGAAGATGTGGTACCCATTCATCCCAAGTCCAAATCAGTCATTAGCTCAGAGGCCAGCCGCGAGGCAAGCGTCGTTGATATCGCAGACGACGGTGACGAAGATCTAAAAAGGGCCATCGCTCTGTCATTGCAAGAATCTGGCGCGCAAGAGCCGCCTTCGAAGCCAGAGTCCACGTCTGCCCCTGTTTCAGATCAGGCCCAGACGAAGAACCAAACCGAGCCTAAAAATACCGAAGGAAGCTTCCTTGGGCTGGATcgcaagaagatggaggaggaccGCCTTGCACGTCTtggaaagagaaaagctGAAGACGCCCCTCCACCTGACCAACGTGAACTGAAGCAGGCGCGGACTGAACCCCGGCAAAGCGCCAGCAGTGTACAGGCTAAATCAGGACCTCCATCGTCTGTGCCGTATATTCAATTTCCTGCGGGGGTGATTAAGAAGACGTTCGCAATCGGAAAACCCAGAACAGATGACGATATCAGGCTCGATGAGGTTCTGCAAAGCTCAGATCTTGAACTGGCGGTTTTGAGTTCCTTTATGTGGGACATGGACTGGCTTTTTGGCAAGGTCAATTTAAAAAAGAGCCGATTCATACTAGTCATGCAAGCAAAGGATGATGCTACA AAACGACAATATGCATCAGAAACAGCAACTATGACAACCCTGCGTTTGTGCTTCCCGCCAATGGAGGGCCAGGTAAATTGCATGCATTCCAAACTCATGCTACTCTTCCATTCGAATTATCTCCGGATCGTGGTGCCAACTGCGAATCTTATCCCGTATGACTGGGGAGAGGCCGGCGGCGTCATGGAGAAT AGTGCCTTTCTCATTGACCTGCCCAGGAAAGGTGGTCCGACAACTGGCGATTCAAGAACGAGTTTCTACAACGATCTCGTCTACTTTCTCAGGGCTACCACCCTCCACGAAAACGTCATTGCAAAGTTACAGGACTTTGACTTTAGTAACACAGCGCCGTTCGCATTTGTTCACACCAT TGGTGGCTCGCATTCAGGAACTTCATGGAAGCAGACCGGTTACTGCGGGCTAGGCCGATCAGTGGAATCTCTCGGTTTGCAAACTAACAAGCCACTTAATCTTGATTTCGTG ACCTCCTCGCTTGGCTCCCTCACACCCGAGTTCATGAAGTGCATATACCTCGCCGCTCAAG GAGATAACGGCCTTACCGAGTTAACCCTTCGAACGGCAAAGGCTTTCCCTACCAAATCCCTCTCTGATCCACGCCGTCTTATTCAAGCATCCACTGCCGACGAGTGGAAAGATAGAGTCCGAGTCTATTTCCCATCCTATGACACAGTTGTCAGGTCGAGGGGTGGACCAAACGCAGGAGGCACGATATCTTTCCAATCGAAGTGGTTTAATAACGGCAAGTTTCCGAAAGATGTGCTGCGAGATTGTGTTAGTGTAAGAGAGGGGCTGGTTATGCATAATAAG ATTCTGTATGTGCAACCTGACGAGCCCGTCTCCGTCTCAGACGATTCCGAGTGTCCTGGTTGGGCCTACGTCGGAAGTGCGAATCTCTCCGAGAGCGCTTG GGGCCGTCTCGTCTTCGACCGCACAACAAAACAACCTAAGCTCAATTGTCGAAACTGGGAATGCGGGGTTGTGGTTCCAGTAttcaaagagaagaagaaaggcgaAGGCTCAAACTCCACCACGGAGAGCGAAACCGACGATGAAACAGAAAACCACCCACAGACTGTGAAGGGAAAGGGAGTAGAAAGCGGTTCTGACAGTAAAGCCAAAGAAGAGAGCACAGGGCTtctggatatcttcatcGGGACAGTTCCTGTGCCGATGCGTTTACCGGGACAGAAATATGGTGGATCAGGACCAAAAAAGCCGTGGTATTTCatggaggagaaatactAG
- the atrF gene encoding ABC drug exporter AtrF (COG:Q;~EggNog:ENOG410QDR5;~InterPro:IPR034001,IPR017871,IPR027417,IPR003593, IPR010929,IPR029481,IPR003439,IPR013525,IPR034003;~PFAM:PF01061,PF00005,PF06422,PF14510;~TransMembrane:15 (o538-555i562-581o617-637i644-665o677-695i702-719o786-819i1201-1222o1234-1251i1271-1301o1307-1325i1332-1353o1373-1393i1468-1488o1494-1512i);~go_component: GO:0016020 - membrane [Evidence IEA];~go_component: GO:0016021 - integral component of membrane [Evidence IEA];~go_function: GO:0005524 - ATP binding [Evidence IEA];~go_function: GO:0016887 - ATPase activity [Evidence IEA];~go_function: GO:0042626 - ATPase-coupled transmembrane transporter activity [Evidence IEA];~go_process: GO:0055085 - transmembrane transport [Evidence IEA]): protein MAEPQKAHGAGLAQIPTVGPEEPSDTTMVSGSSSDTEASSEGQWGEQGTEPVSRRGAMEDFEEMRRELTRLSLQRTKSTTKDGPSRLRSRASQHQDPEKALEEEADEEEDGEFDLTDFLMGGHLERRTTAGDPAKKVGVVFKNLTVKGVQTGASFVRTLPDAVIGTFGPDLYNIICRFVPQVRFGKKPPVRDLVHDFTGAVREGEMMLVLGRPGAGCSTFLKAIANDRDAFAAVEGDISYGGLSAEEQDKRYRGEVNYNQEDDQHFPNLTVWQTLKFSLINKTKKNEKGSIPVIIDALLKMFGITHTKNTLVGNEFVRGVSGGERKRVSIAETLATKSSVVCWDNSTRGLDASTALDYAKSLRIMTDISKRTTLVTLYQAGESIYELMDKVLVIDSGRMLFQGPAHYARQYFVNLGFYCPEQSTTADFLTSLCDPNARQFQEGREASTPKTPEELEAVFRQSEFYKRIGTEVQAYETNLQETNCEDTQRFQKTVQSSKSKTVSKKSPYTVSIARQVAACVRREFWLLWGDKTSLCTKYFIIISNGFIVASLFYGEKMNTYGAFPRGGAIFFSILFLGWLQLTELMPAVSGRAIVARHKDYAFYRPSAVAIARVVVDFPAIFCMAVPFSIIVYFLAGLDATASKFWIYFLFVYTTTFCITAMYRMFAALSPTIDDAVRFSGIALNVLVLFVGYVIPKQGLIDGSIWFGWLFYVNPLSYSYESVLSNEFSDRTMECDPSMLVPQGPGVDPQYQGCSLTGSKLGSTEVAGADYLSTTFQFTRHHLWRNFGVIIAFTVLYILITIIATETLSFVGGGGGALVFKRSKKAKQIKAAAQKSNDEENGKSDGTVAQSGPGNEAAFNRISSSERVFTWSNVEYTVPYGNGTRKLLNGVSGYAKPGVMIALMGASGAGKTTLLNTLAQRQTMGVIGGDMLVDGRPLSTDFQRGTGFCEQMDLHDNTATIREALEFSALLRQDRNIPREEKLTYVSQIIDLLELEEIQDAMIGSLNVEQKKRVTIGVELAAKPSLLLFLDEPTSGLDSQAAFSIVRFLKKLSQAGQAIVCTIHQPSSMLIQQFDMILALNPGGNTFYFGPVGADGKDVIKYFADRGAVCPPAKNVAEFILETAAKPIKRDGVTVDWNEEWRNSEQGGRVMEEIEQIHNERRDATATEEQAVQYEFAASTWTQTYLLTQRVFTQHWRDPSYYYGKLFTSVIIGIFNGFTFWMLDNSIASMQNRMFSLFLVILLPPIFLNSTLPKFYMNRALWEAREYPSRIYGWFAFCTANVVAEIPMAIVSATVYFLLWYFAVGFPVAAPASGYVFLMTMLFFLFMASWGQWICAFAPSFTVISNVLPFFFVMTGLFNGVVRPYADYPVFWKYWMYYVNPVTWWIRGAISAIFPSITIQCSSTEATHFNPPPGSTCFDYANNFVTSIAGVGKLINPDATEGCQYCPYANGTEYMGQLNVKDGDKWRSFGIFLAFVIVNWALVYFFIYTVRVRRWSFGMGYLFGGIGAVISSVKKVFSKKN from the coding sequence ATGGCCGAGCCCCAAAAAGCTCATGGCGCGGGCCTGGCCCAAATCCCGACTGTCGGGCCCGAAGAGCCATCCGATACCACCATGGTTTCAGGTTCGAGTAGCGATACTGAAGCCTCATCTGAGGGCCAGTGGGGAGAGCAGGGAACAGAGCCCGTTTCTCGCCGCGGTGCCATGGAGGACTTCGAGGAGATGCGAAGGGAATTGACCAGACTGAGTCTGCAGCGCACGAAGTCAACAACCAAGGACGGCCCCAGTCGACTGCGATCTCGCGCAAGCCAGCATCAGGACCCAGAAAAGGCTCTCGAAGAGGAAgcggacgaagaggaggatggcgagttTGATTTGACGGACTTTCTGATGGGCGGCCATCTTGAGCGGCGGACCACCGCAGGAGACCCTGCCAAGAAGGTGGGTGTTGTATTCAAGAATCTGACCGTCAAGGGTGTTCAGACTGGTGCTTCTTTTGTTCGAACCCTTCCGGATGCTGTTATTGGAACTTTTGGACCCGACTTGTATAACATCATCTGCCGGTTCGTCCCCCAGGTGCGCTTCGGAAAGAAACCGCCCGTGCGCGACCTAGTCCATGATTTCACCGGTGCTGTTCGCGAGGGTGAGATGatgctggttctgggccgCCCTGGAGCTGGTTGTTCGACCTTCCTCAAGGCTATTGCTAACGATCGTGACGCTTTCGCTGCTGTTGAAGGTGATATCAGCTACGGTGGATTGAGTGCCGAAGAACAGGACAAGCGCTACCGCGGTGAAGTCAACTACAACCAGGAAGACGACCAGCATTTTCCGAATCTTACTGTTTGGCAGACGCTCAAGTTCTCTCTAATCAACAAGACTAAGAAGAATGAGAAGGGAAGCATCCCGGTTATCATCGATGCCCTGCTGAAAATGTTCGGCATCACCCACACGAAGAACACTCTTGTGGGCAACGAGTTCGTTCGTGGTGTCTCTGGTGGCGAGAGAAAGCGTGTCAGTATCGCAGAGACCCTTGCCACCAAGTCTTCCGTCGTCTGCTGGGATAACTCGACTCGAGGTCTTGATGCCAGCACTGCCCTGGACTACGCCAAGTCTCTTCGTATTATGACCGACATTAGCAAGCGCACGACTCTAGTGACTCTTTACCAGGCTGGTGAAAGTATCTACGAGCTCATGGATAAGGTGCTTGTTATTGACTCCGGACGCATGCTTTTCCAAGGTCCTGCACACTACGCCAGACAGTACTTTGTCAACCTTGGTTTCTACTGCCCGGAACAGTCGACCACTGCTGACTTCCTGACTTCGCTATGCGATCCCAACGCTCGCCAGTTCCAGGAGGGCCGTGAAGCATCGACCCCAAAGACTCCCGAGGAACTCGAGGCTGTATTCCGACAGAGCGAATTCTACAAGCGCATTGGAACGGAGGTCCAGGCGTACGAAACCAATCTCCAGGAAACCAACTGCGAGGATACCCAGCGCTTCCAGAAGACTGTTCAGTCATCCAAGAGTAAGACCGTTTCCAAGAAGTCCCCCTACACCGTCTCGATTGCTCGGCAGGTGGCTGCCTGCGTGCGCCGCGAGTTCTGGCTTCTGTGGGGTGATAAGACCTCTCTCTGCACCAAGTACTTTATTATCATTTCGAACGGCTTCATTGTCGCTTCTCTGTTCTACGGTGAGAAGATGAACACTTATGGTGCTTTCCCTCGTGGCGGTGCCATTTTCTTCTCGATTTTGTTCCTCGGCTGGCTTCAATTAACTGAACTGATGCCCGCGGTTTCTGGACGAGCTATTGTTGCGCGACACAAAGACTACGCTTTCTACCGGCCTTCTGCTGTTGCAATTGCTCGTGTGGTTGTCGACTTTCCGGCTATTTTCTGCATGGCTGTACCGTTCTCCATTATTGTCTATTTCCTTGCTGGTCTTGATGCTACTGCCTCCAAGTTCTGGATCTACTTCTTGTTTGTGTATACCACCACATTCTGCATCACTGCCATGTATCGTATGTTCGCAGCACTGTCACCGACCATCGATGATGCCGTACGGTTTTCTGGTATCGCGTTGAACGTGCTGGTTTTGTTCGTTGGCTATGTGATTCCGAAGCAAGGTCTTATCGATGGCTCGATATGGTTCGGATGGCTGTTCTACGTCAACCCACTCTCCTACAGTTACGAGTCCGTCTTGAGCAATGAATTTTCCGATCGTACCATGGAGTGTGATCCTTCCATGTTGGTTCCGCAAGGGCCTGGGGTTGATCCGCAATACCAAGGCTGCTCTCTGACTGGATCCAAACTCGGTTCTACGGAGGTCGCGGGAGCGGACTATCTCAGCACAACATTCCAGTTCACGCGCCACCACCTATGGCGCAATTTTGGTGTGATCATTGCTTTCACCGTGCTGTATATTCTGATTACCATCATCGCTACGGAGACCCTGTCTTTTGtcggcggtggcggtggcgCCCTGGTCTTCAAGCggtcgaagaaggccaagcaGATCAAGGCTGCCGCGCAGAAGTccaacgacgaggagaatGGCAAGAGCGACGGGACAGTAGCGCAGTCTGGCCCTGGCAATGAAGCCGCCTTCAACCGGATCTCTTCTAGTGAGCGTGTTTTCACCTGGAGTAATGTTGAATATACGGTGCCTTACGGAAATGGAACTCGGAAACTGCTTAACGGTGTTAGTGGCTACGCAAAGCCAGGGGTTATGATTGCGCTCATGGGTGCctctggagctggaaaaaCGACCCTGCTGAACACCCTGGCTCAGCGCCAGACGATGGGTGTGATTGGTGGAGATATGCTTGTTGATGGTCGCCCTTTATCAACTGACTTCCAACGTGGTACTGGGTTCTGTGAACAGATGGACCTGCACGACAACACTGCCACTATCCGTGAGGCTCTTGAGTTTTCGGCTCTGCTCCGTCAGGACAGGAACATTCCCCGGGAGGAGAAACTTACGTACGTCAGCCAGATTATTGACCTTTTGGAACTGGAGGAGATCCAGGATGCTATGATTGGATCCCTCAATGtcgagcagaagaagcgTGTTACTATCGGCGTGGAATTGGCTGCTAAGCCTAGccttttgcttttcctcGATGAGCCGACTAGTGGTCTGGATAGCCAGGCGGCGTTTTCGATTGTGCGtttcttgaagaagctttCTCAAGCTGGCCAGGCCATTGTTTGCACTATTCATCAGCCCTCTTCCATGCTGATCCAGCAGTTCGACATGATTCTGGCTTTGAACCCTGGTGGTAACACCTTCTACTTTGGACCTGTTGGCGCTGATGGCAAGGACGTGATCAAGTACTTTGCTGACCGCGGTGCTGTCTGCCCACCCGCAAAGAATGTGGCCGAGTTTATCCTGGAAACCGCAGCTAAACCGATCAAACGCGATGGCGTGACGGTTGATTGGAACGAGGAATGGCGCAACTCAGAGCAGGGCGGAAGAGTCATGGAGGAGATCGAACAGATTCACAACGAGCGCCGCGACGCTACGGCCACCGAAGAGCAGGCTGTGCAGTACGAATTCGCTGCTTCGACCTGGACTCAGACCTATCTCCTGACCCAGCGTGTCTTTACCCAGCACTGGCGTGACCCATCCTACTACTACGGCAAGCTCTTCACCAGTGTTATTATCGGTATCTTCAACGGTTTCACCTTTTGGATGCTTGATAACTCGATCGCGTCCATGCAGAACCGCAtgttctcgctcttcttgGTTATTCTCCTCCCGCCCATTTTCCTCAACTCCACCCTTCCTAAGTTCTACATGAACCGTGCCCTCTGGGAAGCCCGTGAATACCCATCCCGAATCTACGGCTGGTTCGCCTTTTGCACGGCCAATGTCGTCGCCGAGATTCCCATGGCCATCGTCTCAGCAACCGTCTACTTCCTCCTTTGGTACTTCGCCGTCGGCTTCCCTGTCGCGGCCCCTGCATCGGGTTACGTCTTCCTCATGacaatgctcttcttcttgttcatGGCTTCCTGGGGTCAATGGATCTGCGCGTTCGCGCCCTCCTTCACCGTCATCTCCAACGtgctccccttcttcttcgtcatgaCAGGTCTTTTCAACGGTGTCGTTCGCCCTTACGCCGACTACCCCGTCTTCTGGAAGTACTGGATGTACTATGTCAACCCGGTAACCTGGTGGATTCGCGGCGCCATCTCAGCCATCTTCCccagcatcaccatccaGTGCTCCTCAACCGAAGCCACCCACTTCAACCCTCCCCCAGGCTCCACCTGCTTTGACTATGCAAACAACTTCGTCACCAGCATCGCGGGTGTCGGGAAACTTATTAACCCCGACGCCACCGAGGGCTGCCAGTACTGTCCCTATGCCAATGGCACAGAGTACATGGGCCAGCTGAACGTTAAGGATGGCGACAAGTGGCGCTCCTTCGGCATCTTCTTGGCATTTGTCATTGTCAATTGGGCGCTTGTTTACTTCTTCATCTACACAGTGCGCGTGAGGCGATGGTCATTTGGCATGGGCTACCTGTTTGGAGGAATTGGTGCTGTTATATCGTCTGTGAAGAAGGTTTTCTCTAAGAAGAACTAA